The window TCAGCCCCAGAGTGGGTTTCAGTGCCAAGGCATGGCATATGGTAACAAGGAGCGAACGGTGTCTGAGTGAGCACCAAATACCTTTTATTTTCCACCAGGAAGCCACAACTACCCCACAAACACCAGTTAACAGGGGAAGGAATTGTCTACTAGCTTTATTTCCAGTCCTCTGGGTAGATCACTGCAATCCATAGGATGAGACCcaaataggactaggattacagcaaTCTGGCATGCTAAACAATACAGAGAAGGATACTACATCGGTAGAAACAATGCCATGAGAACAGTAGAATACTGTCCGCACTGGTCCAGTTCTTAAAATCATCTCTTATAATATGGCCTTCatagaaatgccctcctgaaccgCCGTTTTACATGCTCTGTGGAATGACAGACGTGCAGggaccttcctgacctcctcaggcctcGGCACAAGGAATGCCTTTGTCCCGCAGGTTCAAGGCCCGAATGCCACCCGATGCCCCTTTTCTAAGTCTCCATTCCTCAGCTGGGACACAGGGAGGTTCATGGCACATGTAACCCCTCTGgcgtgtgcggggggggggcacctgatGTGCAGAGGATCTGGCTTGGTGAGGCCGGGTGGCACGGATGGCACACAATCTGTGCTCTTCCTTAACGGAAGGAGGAGGAATTGGCAGGAGACGATCCCAAGGGGAAGGAGTCTACCAAGAGCGCAGCAGCTGGGCTCCGGCCACAGAGAAAGAGCCACCAGCAGCTGCCGCAGGCAAAACAGTTTGCAGATTGGGGGGTTGGGATTCCCACCTCGTGTTTGTCAGCAAAAATCCCAAATAACCCCCAGAGGACAGAACAAGAACATGAGAGCGGACATTTCCTCTCTTCCAGTGGCCTCCCCAAACACTGAGGGGTCGCCACCAGCACAGCCATCAGTGGCTGCCACGGATTCAGGCTCTTGGCTGCTCCTGGCATGAGTGGCAGGGAGCCTGCCCTGGGCTGCCCCTCCGGAGCCCATCCTAGGAGCCCAGCCTGGCTTGGGTGTCTCTGGCTTGGAGGGGCCTGCTGAGCTGAGGGGATGGGAGACAAGCAACTCCGTGGTCTGTgccaagatgggggggggggtctctgtgGCGGAGGGCCTGAGGGGCACCATTTCCGCAGGGGGCCGCGTGCTCCAAGAGCGtcccaggtgtgtgtggggggggggaggggggttctccTATCTAACAGCTacgctgcaagtgacgcctgacccaggttggacacttgtcagcctccctcaagttttgatgggaaatggaggcatcctggccttgcagctgtagtGGAGAGGAGCTCAACAGCCCTTTCCAGTCTGGGGGCAGCTGAGGCCGAGGGTGGGGGGCTGCCAGACCCTCCTCTGGGGCTGCCACTGCCGGCCTGCCCGTCGCTTGGCAGAGCTGAAAGGGCGCGGGCTCCAGCCCGGAGAGGGCGGCCACGGAGGCGGCGGGGGCAGCCCCGGCTCCGGCTGCTcggcggcaggcaggcaggcaagggcGCCCGGCGTGGCCGCTCCCTCCGGCCCGAGGAAGGCCTGCCAGGCTCCCGGGGCTCCTGCGGGCGCCTAGGGCGGGAGCGCCGTGCCGCCCTGCTCCCGGGCGCCGGCGGGCAGCTCAGCCGGGCGCCAGATCTCGGCCTCGCGGGCCGTCGGCGGGGCCTGGGGCGGGGCCTGGGGCTGGGCCCGGGCCTGGGGCGCGGCGGGGCCGGCGCGGGGCTCCTTCTTGAGGCGGCGTCGGGCGTTGGCGAACCAGGTGGAGACCTGGGCCGGGCTCATGCCgctggccaggcccagcagcagcttCTCGCCCTTGCTCGGGTAGGGGTTCGTCCGGTGGCGGCCCAGCCAGGCCTTCAGCGCCGCCGCGCTCTCCCGCGGGGCCGCCGCCCTGGCCCGCCACGGGTCGTCCTCGGGGCCGCCGGGCCGGGCCAAGGGGCGCAGCGGCGGGCCGGGCGCCGAGACCTGCGGGGCACAAAGAGCGGCCGTCAgcgcgggccgggccgggcgccgCCTTTCCGCTCTCGCCTGCGCAAGGAAAAgggccgccccccccccgaggctTCTGCCGGCTTCCAGGGCGCTCCCTCGCGGGATCCCGGCCCCAAGTTCGGGGCTGTGCCTGGCGCTTGCCCTGCCGCCCCCGCCCGGCCCCCCGCAGTTCCCAGCCGGAGCTCCGCTggggccgccccccccccccacctgtgcaCCCGCAGCGCCTGGCTGCCCTTCGCTGGCTCCGTCCTGCCGCGGCCGCGCTGCCAGAAGAGGAGGACCCGAGCCCGCCGGGGCTTGTCGGATGCTTCGCTGAAGCTGGCAGCGGAGGCGGGCAGCCTCCTCCTCCGGGTCAAACAGGGCGGCAGATCTCCAGGGGCAGCCAGCGGAGCTGTGCTTTCAACCACCCCGGAAAAACAACCGAAAGGACAACTCTGGCCCGCGACGGACGCACTGCCGCTGGAGGCTGGTGGCAGTTGTTGCGCTCCCAGATGTTGCAAGCGACGCTCACGAGCCCAGGTTCTCCACTCAAAAGATAACCCGGCTGGGAATGACTGACCGAGCCATGCCCAGTGATGCGGGCACAGCGGGCTCGAAAAGGACCGCAAAGCCTCAGTCTGGATGCAGCTGCCCTCTGGGAGCCCCTGGCAATGAGCAGACCTCGGAGACGCGCTCTGTGGGCATTTCAGGGCGGCCAGCACGCCGCGCGTCTCCCAGCCCTGCTTCCACGCCAGGCCCCAGAATGCAGAGCTCATCGGGGCTCTggctgggaccccccccccccccgaaaagaaCTCTCCCGGCCCTCACCTGCCACTGGGCTGACTTACCGGCTGGGCAAGGAGGCTGAGGTGGGGCGAGGGCAGCAGGCCACAGCAAGGGAGGGCAGGGTAGACGCAGCGGaagtggggcaggggtgggaattGGTTCCCCCAAGCCCGCCAAAAATCCTCCAGGCCCCCCTGGCCGGTAGACAGCCCCCACCACGGAGGTCCTGAGGCCATGCTGCAGAGGTGGCTGACAGGGGGGTCCAGGGGAGCTTTATAGGGCCAGTCAGGGGCTGATTGACAGCTGCTTAGGGGGCATTAGCCGAGCACCGCTTCCTTTAAAGGGGCTGTGCCAGATTCCACAGCAGAGCTCCGCTTCTGCAGCAGTCCCCTGCCAAGAGGTCACCCCTCCAGCCCTGCGCATGCACATCCACCCACCGGGTGCTCTGCTCCCAGGCCCTCCTCCTGCCCCCGCACTTCTGGCAAAAGTTCTAACCCCGCAGAGCAAACTGTTTTCTTTGCCATGGCCGATCTGGCCTGTGGGGAGagcattggggagggggtcttCACAGGGGGGGGCTCAGAGGATCCCCTACCAGCATTGTCCCACTGGTGACCCGTCCTCCTGTGACTGCCCACGCTCGGTCAGAAGAATGGCTGGTGATGATCTCAGTGTCTAGGCTGGTCCATGAGGCAGAAGTTCCCAGGCCCAAACCGACTCAAAAGGATTTATGGGTGCAGAGAAGGGGGACAGGCAGTCTGGACAGAGATCTGGCCGAATGAGCAGCTCCCCCTTCCCTGGAAAACAGGTTCCTGCGAGGGCCGCGAGGGCTCCCTGGGCCCCGAACTCACTAGCAACCAGAGGGAACAGTTGCTCTGGGCAGCTGGCACCTCCTGGCAGTTTGGCAGCCACAGCCCAGACCACCTGCAGTCCCCACATCCTCTTAAAGACAGCCCCCGAGAGAGGATGCAACAGCAGCATTATGCCACCGGCCTTTCGGTTGCGCGCATTTTAAACATTCTGTATTGCCACCAGTTCTTCTTTGGGAAATGCTCTCGGTCCCCTGGGCTTAGTGGAGGGGTGCAGCTGACAGCTCACCACCTCCAGGGTGACCCTGGCCATCTGTTAGGCCTggggctgcgggggggggggagtgtcatgTCTGGGGAAGCCCCTTCTCAACATTTGCCTGCCAACAGCCTCCTactcctgcaggcctccagccgtGGTCATCCAAAGCCTTGGACAGCAAACTCCACAGACCCGCCTTTTCCATGTTTAACTGCCAGTTATTGCAGCTGTTTATTATTTTAAgtcctttttttcctttgaaattttAATTTTGCATTTTCAAAATCATTTCTTGTACTGCAGTAATACCTGTAGCCTTGACAGAAGAGGGGCTTCATTCCCACACCAGCACAGGTCTTCTTTAAACGCAAGGGCAGCCAATGAAGTTAATAGGCAatggattcaggacagacaaagggaAGCACTTCTTCACTCAGAGAATATGCAGCAGGCAGCATTCACTGCCACCGGGTGCAGTATCGTGGAGGGGGGGTAAGGGGGGCACTTAAAATCCTTCAAAAAGAAAGACCTTTAGGCAGCATTTTAGGCTTCTGTAGCTACTTGTGGAAACCAATTGTCTCGCTACATACGCCCCTCGTTCAAAGTTAGGCATCGTGGCACAAGTTTAATTCCACTTCCTCTTTTcaagatcctgaggagttagccgtgttagtctgtagtagcaaaatcaaaaagagtccagtagcacctttaagactaaccaattttattatagcataagctttcgagaagagaacttgattctcgaaagcttatgctataataaaattggttagtcttaaaggtgctactggactcttttcaaaatGACTGTCATTGAGACAGCAGCGCAGGCAGACTCGGCCCCAGCAGAGGAGACAGCTACGCAAAGTCTGAGATGGAGCAGATCAGGAGGCAGGCCTGGTTTAGGGTTACGTTCATGCCTCCTCCAAAAATTATGCCCACAAAGCAGCATAAAGGGCAAGTCGAAGGCCCCCTTAACAAGCAGTCTGCCAAGCGAGTTCACGTGCACAGCTGTAGGAAGTGGGCCCAAAGAATAGCTTATATTTGCAAACGGTTCCCTTGACTAGCCGCTCAGGCCAGAGGATCACAAGGGCCCAGCCAAGGTCATGCTAAGGTCCctccaataataatatttgatttgtttacctcccttcaggacatcttaatggcCACCCGGGGCCTCTTTCATTGCAGAGGTACATTTTTCTTATCTTTCTGCAACAGAAGCGGCTACAGACTTACTCATTGGAAGCGAAAGCTGAGATTTCAAAGTAACGGATACACAAACGGTTGTTTCTTCTTTGGGTGCCCTCAccgaggctagatgggtggcaacccctgaaagggccttctcagttgtggcaccaaaattatggaattccctccccagggagagttTTGGTCTTCCACCAACAGGCGGTTGTGCTGTTTCATTCGGGTCCCACActgccccccccgcccgccccttcCTGTGTCTGGCTGGAGCGTTCCTTTGGTTTACTTGTTCTGATACCGCCTATTTCAAAAACTTGTTGCAAGGTTTGTAATCAAGCTGCGTGGAGCGTGACGACGTTTGAATTAAAAGAAATTGTTATACTGTCATAGCCAaaggggcgcggggggggggtagCGAAAGGAGCCCGAGGCCGAACTAGGGGACGCTCGGGGTGGTTTTTCAAGGCGAGAGGCCTTCGGAGGCGGTTTGCCCTAACCGGGGCCAACCCAGCTTGGGGGCAGGAAAACCCGCACTTCCTccctcgccgccgccgcccccgctTTGCCGCGCTCTTTCCCAAAACTCCGTAGCGGAGCAGGCGAAGCGCACGAAGGagccccgcccgcccccccccccccccgccgccgctcGTGGGGCGGCCAGGCTCCCCCCGCCCCGGGGCTCCGAGCGCGCCGAGGCTCCCGCGGGCGTCCCGCTGCCAGCCCCGCCGCCGGGCGACTCGCTCCCCCTCGGGGCCGCTCTGCCCGCTGGGCGCTGCCCCGGCGCCCTCCACGGGGCTGGCGTAACCTTGTCCCTACCCAGCCCGAGCGCCGCTGCTTCCGCTTCATTAGGTAATGGCCGTTAATCTTTGCCCTCCACAGCTTGGGCCGGCCCGATGCAGGCTGGAGCACAGCTGGCGCAGGTCGGCCCCTGAGCAGGGCTggcccgggggtggggtgggggagccctGCCAGCCTTTGCCTCCAGCCGCCCAGGCAGAACcagcccgccccccgccccccccccgcctccagaaGTCCCCGGCCTGCCCAgccctctccgcccccccccaggCCACACAGCTGCAGGGAGGAGGATTGGGCGGGTGAGGCTCTTTGTCCCCTTGAAGATAATCAGTGTAAAGCAAAGGGCCCTGGCTAAACTCCCTGCTTAGCTGCTATAATTCCATGTAAACACTGCCAAGCAATCGGCTCAGGGAAGCAGCGGCTGTACTTGAGGGAGCGTTACATGGAATTTGGCCTGTTCACCAGCAGATTAACGCCAGCAGTACAGGAGGGGCGCCGCTCGTCCCTCCGCCAGTCAAGGTCACCAGAGCCAGTGGGGGaaagggggcgggggtggggagaccaGGCGCACAGACAGTCCCGTGTCTTTTATTGGAAGCATGTTCAACACCCAGTCCGTGCACACCCAGCCCTTCGCAGGGGCTCTGCTGCCCAGGAGGGGAGCACCTTTCCTTTCACCGTCTCCTCTCCCATTTAGAGTCTAACATCTCCGCGGGCCCTTGCCGGCCAGCCCCAGACAGGCTAGGCTGGCGCCGCCCCAGCACAGGCGGCAGTTGTTTCCAAGAGGCAAACCGCCAGCCAAGGCCCGGGCACTACAGAAGGTACAATCCGGGTGCATCAGTGGTCCCGTCACCCACGGGCGGGCGCCTCTTGCTctgcagaagcaggtgagccttCGGGAAGGAGGCGCTGCCCCGCTACTCTGCCAGGGTGATGATGTCGTAATGGACACCGGCCTGCAGCTGGTGGAGCTGCTCCGTAGCGCTGTCCGTGCCCATCGCGGCCTCGGCCACCGCTGCAAAGAGAAAGGAGAGCCCGCTGAGCCATGCTGGGAGGGCCCCTGCGGAGGAAAGGCGCGTGGCCCTGTGCTGTGAACCGCCCCGCCAAGCGGAGGCCCCGCTCCCCTGGCCGAGGACAAAGACCTGCCAAGGGGTGGGCGGAGTCGTGCCTCCAGGATGCCCGGGCATCGTGGCCAGCACGTGGCAGCTGGAGCCCTTGGCTCTGTCTCGGTGTGCCACTTAACGTGCCAGGAGGGGATCAGGGCGAAGAACTGCAGGGGAGGAGGGATCGGGCCCCTTGGCCACCGCTCCCCTGCAGAGGCAGCCTGGGAGCAGAGACCAgcccatcacctgctgcctcCTGAGAGCGGAAGAGTGGCCCTTCGGACCCCAACTGGCAGGGGTcgccccctcctccccacaggGGCACAAACACGCACCTGTCACTGCGGAGTGGGCCGCCGCCTCCAGCTGAGCCTGGGTGAGAAGCTGCTGCCCGGGTGACACTGGGACATACTGGACCTGGAGGGACAGCAAGAGGGGAGGGGCAGCCTTGAtggaacccgccccccccccccagcagggagTTCTGCCACGTtctaccccccttcccccatccGGCTCCAAGAGGGGAgagccatctcccgcccccctgCCCCTTCCTACCTGGGGCTCCTGCACAAACTGGCTGCCATGCTCGTACTGGATGTGAGTGATCTGCCCATCCTGAACCTGGGAAGGCAAGAGGGGCCgtgagacgcgggggggggggggagcgagcgCAGAAGCCAGCGGCCCGGGAGCCCCCACCTCACCTGGATGTGATGCCCCTCAGGCAGAACGACATACTCGTGGGGCAGCAGGTGCTGGACGCCATCCTGGGTGATGATGTACTGGacctggggaagggggaaggcatgGGTGTTCTGCCCGTGGCTCCTgcttccctgccctcccccaaccAGCTCCTGTGGTCCCAGTGCCCTGCCGGATGCCCACCTGGTTCTCTGCGGCCACCAGGTGCTGCACCATCTGCCCATCAGCCGTCGTCGTCATGATCTCCTGGATATAGGCAGCCTCCTCCTGTAAAGGAACGCCAAGCCTCAAGACTCTGCCCTGGCTGGCCCCAATCCTCCTCCCGTTGCCAGGACACGAGTAGCAATGGTAATTCCTGGTGTATTCACGCATTATAAGGAGGGAGTTGCTAAAGCCAAAAGTAGCACAGGGCAAACAACTGCCAGCCCCTCTTGAAATGCAGGGGCCTGCGGACAGAGGGAGGAAACAAGTCGTAATTCTGCAAAGCAGAATACCAGTGGGACTCCCGGCTGCAGGATGCTGTAATAGAGACTAGCAATGAATGGCATTAGCAGAAGGCAAGAGCAGAGATGAGGCACCTCTAGGTCTATCAACATCATCTCATTGCTAAGGACAAGTCTTCCTGAGCACAAAATCTAATGACCATCAAGCAGCCAGGTGGGCTTGGTTCCTTTTACTGTCTCCTACCAACCTGGCACAAGCGTGAGTGAAGCCTGCCAGCTTCCCTCATGCAGTCACTTACTACCCTTTGGGGAAGCCCCCTTCCTAACTCACTCGAAGTCAGAAAACCCACACGTCCTCACGCTGGATTCCTGGACATCACAGTTACTGCTTCAGTGTTCTTTTGTGCCGGCTCCTACAACTATTGCTGCTCTACCAGTGAAAAGCAGGCAGTCTAACTCCTTCTGCTGGCTCCGAGGCTGCCCACAGCCCTCTGCTCTGGAACCAGGCCCTCCTTTCCCCCGGCCCTTCAGAAGCCCCGCCTGAGGCCCTCCACCTCAGTCTTTGGGCCCCCAAAGCAGACGTTGTACTCTGCACAGCTCAGCAGGCTCTGGATCAGTAAACACGTCTGTTCACCCCCTTCCTCTCAAAaccctcctttccccttctttacATACCCCCCCCTTCTTGTGGCCAACCCCAGGGGCAGAACTTCCACTCAGCCAGAGGTTTGGTTTTCTTCTACCTTGTTCTCCcatgtagccccccccccacacacacacatatgctcgTCCCCCTGAACACAACAATTGCACGGTTTGTGTGCTTGAGTACCTTTACCATTTCAATACGTGCTAAACCTTGCTTTAGAAAAGAACTGGACGTTTTGTGGTTACTGCCAGAGGCGCTTTGAGCCCGCTTGCCCGTGTCCAGGTGAAAGAGCCATAAATCGCATGTTCTGCTCCTCCTAACTGGCAAGTGTCAGTTTTCCAGGCCAGGCAGGCTGTGGAAGCGggaagaggtttccccccacattGAGCTTAACTCCCCCAAATTGGTTTTGGTTCTGGCTGAGTGTCCCAGACCCAGGTCAGAGTGTCCACGTGTGTCTAAGGATACATGTGGAAGGGAGCAGCTGCCGTAACGAAAGGGCTGGCCTGCCCAGTGTGACAGCTCTGGTGCGCCAAGCTCTTCTgcggggggggtgtgtgtgtgtgtgtgtgtccgggcACTGCTCCTGCGGCTCACCTGGTTGGGGACGCTCTGCTCTTGGGTCATGATGATGTGCTCCTGCCCCAGAGCCTGATGGAGCCTCTCTGGAGCCAGGAGGGCTTGGCTGGACTGCagagctgctgtgggaaggggagagagaggctGCTGGGCTCTCGGTGAcacaaaccccaccccccctcccctggatgccaggtgctggggcagctgccctgTGGTGCTCG of the Eublepharis macularius isolate TG4126 chromosome 5, MPM_Emac_v1.0, whole genome shotgun sequence genome contains:
- the LOC129330461 gene encoding iroquois-class homeodomain protein IRX-3-like, with product MAKKTVCSAGLELLPEVRGQEEGLGAEHPHSSAGCPWRSAALFDPEEEAARLRCQLQRSIRQAPAGSGPPLLAARPRQDGASEGQPGAAGAQVGGGGGPSGAPAGNCGGPGGGGRASARHSPELGAGIPRGSALEAGRSLGGGAALFLAQARAERRRPARPALTAALCAPQVSAPGPPLRPLARPGGPEDDPWRARAAAPRESAAALKAWLGRHRTNPYPSKGEKLLLGLASGMSPAQVSTWFANARRRLKKEPRAGPAAPQARAQPQAPPQAPPTAREAEIWRPAELPAGAREQGGTALPP